TACGCAGTAGTTTCAATTTGTGCCTCACTTCCAATTTGTGCCTGCGAGGACGATAATCCAGCGAAGTTTTGGCCGCAAGACGGCACATTGTCGTAACCGAAGGCACATCCAAGTGACTGACAGCTCAGAGATTCATTCGGCCGACGACTGCATGCAGGTCAGCGAGGTGCTGGCGCGCGTCGGTGACAAATGGAGCATCCTGGTGATCGCCGCGCTCGGTGAGAGACCGCACCGCTTCAATGAACTGAAGCGTGTCATCGGCGGCGTTTCTCAAAAGATGCTGACCCTGACCGTTCGGGGTCTCGAGCGCGACGGCTTCATTACCCGGACGGTGACGCCAACCATCCCGCCGCGTGTCGACTACGCCCTGACAGACCTCGGCCGGTCGATCCTCCTGCCTGCCCGCGCGCTGGGTGAATGGGCCATGCAGAACCGGGCCGCCGTCTATGCGGCGAGGCAGGCGTTCGACGCGGGGCTGGTCGGACAGAAAAAGACCTAAGCAGCCGCGGGCGATTTTCGAGTTTCTAGGTGCTGCCCATACCACCGATGACAGGTGGTCGAGACTCGAATGTCCAGCAGACCCAAGGCTTTCTTCAGGCGCTCGGTGACCTGGCGGTCGGCTTCACTGGGGCTCCGGATTCCCGCTCGGATGGTTGTGGAAGAGGATGACGGCGACCGCATTGAGTTCCAGGGCGCGCTTGGCGACCACCCGATTGTGGACTTCGCAGCTGTTGGTGGTGCCGGTGAACAAGTGCTCGGTGGCCATGTGGTGCTTGGTGTCGAGGAAGACGACGCCGAAGACTTCGTGCAGCAGGTGGGCGCAGCGGGCGACCAGGTAGCTGCCTGCCTGCTCGGGGCTGTGATGTGGCCCAGCCGCCGCAGGCGTTGCTCAGGATGTTGGCTGCTGCGAGCAAGATGCCCTCCTCGTCCATCTGGAGCTGGTATTGGGCCTTCCGGGCTTGGGTCGCTTCATCGATTCTCTCCACCGGCGCGAAAGGCACCTCGTCGGAACCGGCAGGCGAAGCGTCAGGCTCGACCGCACCCGGAGTGAGCACCGCGCAAGCGGCGCACAACGTAGGGCCGCAACAAAGCGTCAGCGTCGAGGAGGAGGCCTGTCCTTGCGGTCGGACAGCGAAGCCAAGGTCCTTTTGAGAGGCCCAGTGCTGGTGAGAGCAAGCACGCTGCGCCCGCCCTGATGGGGGACCTTGGACCATGCAGTGGGATGGGTGTGCCCTGACAGGAAGTGCTGCTGTGCGGATGCGGGCGTCGGCACTCAAACCGCCCCGTGCCTAAACGGCATTGCCAAGCCAGCCCAATCTTCACCCGAGCCATACCGGCCTGCGCGCAGCGTGACGGTGCCCACTCACGGGCACTCACTTACTGGTGGAGTTGAACATGGACAAGAATCGCACCGAAGGCGCCAAGAACCAGGTCAAGGGCACCATCAAAGAAGTCGCCGGCAAGGTCACCGGAAGCAAGACGCAGGAAGTCGAAGGCAAGCTTCAGAAGGGCGTTGGCAAGGTGC
The Xanthomonas sp. AM6 DNA segment above includes these coding regions:
- a CDS encoding helix-turn-helix domain-containing protein, translating into MTDSSEIHSADDCMQVSEVLARVGDKWSILVIAALGERPHRFNELKRVIGGVSQKMLTLTVRGLERDGFITRTVTPTIPPRVDYALTDLGRSILLPARALGEWAMQNRAAVYAARQAFDAGLVGQKKT
- a CDS encoding CsbD family protein; this encodes MDKNRTEGAKNQVKGTIKEVAGKVTGSKTQEVEGKLQKGVGKVQSEVGKARDNARD